One part of the Tenacibaculum sp. 190130A14a genome encodes these proteins:
- a CDS encoding nitroreductase family protein, which produces MNEKTVSEAINYRRSVRVYDSEKPIDSAIVKKCLEQASLAPTSSNMQLWEFYHITNKETIKKIAPMCFNQNAARTAQQLVVFVVRKDLWRKRAKANLAFMDKVFGKNNPKSEWSSREKVARNYYGKVIPFAYFDFFGIVGWLKYLMILITGLFRPIYREVRNSDMRIVAHKTCGLAAQTFMLSMAAEGYDTCPMEGSDTWRVKRLLGLPFGAEVNMIVSCGIRKPEGVYGDRFRIPFEDIYKEI; this is translated from the coding sequence GAGTTTATGACTCTGAAAAACCTATTGATAGTGCTATTGTTAAAAAATGTTTAGAACAAGCAAGTTTAGCTCCAACTAGTAGCAACATGCAACTGTGGGAATTTTATCATATTACAAACAAAGAGACGATTAAAAAAATTGCTCCAATGTGTTTTAATCAGAATGCAGCTAGAACAGCACAACAATTGGTCGTTTTTGTAGTTCGAAAAGACTTATGGCGTAAACGGGCTAAAGCTAATTTGGCCTTTATGGATAAGGTGTTTGGTAAAAACAACCCAAAATCTGAATGGAGTAGTAGAGAAAAAGTAGCTCGTAACTATTACGGGAAAGTGATTCCGTTTGCTTACTTCGATTTCTTTGGAATTGTAGGATGGTTAAAATATCTAATGATTTTAATTACTGGGTTGTTCAGGCCTATTTATAGAGAAGTTCGTAATAGTGATATGCGTATTGTTGCGCATAAAACTTGTGGATTAGCTGCTCAAACATTCATGTTATCTATGGCCGCTGAAGGATATGATACTTGTCCAATGGAAGGTTCTGATACCTGGAGAGTAAAACGTTTACTAGGATTGCCTTTTGGAGCTGAAGTAAATATGATTGTTTCGTGTGGTATTAGAAAACCAGAAGGTGTATATGGAGATCGTTTTAGGATTCCTTTTGAAGATATTTACAAAGAAATATAA